The region GAAGATGGGCAATGGAGGGCTCTACCTGCGTCCCCGCTACTCCTTGACCGACCGACTTGATGTCTACGGACTGCTGGGGTACGGCTGGAGCCGTTTGAGCTGTGACTGCCCGGGCCATCCTCATCATCATCACAATCTGCATGGATTTCAGTGGGGTGTAGGTGGAGAGTATTTCTTCGATAATGAGCGCATCGAGGGCAAACGTAAAGGGTGGTCAATCTGGACCGACTATGTCAACCTCTTTCACAACAAGACCCGCAACAACTTCACCGACAACACTTGGCAATTGGGTGTCGCCTATCACTTCTAAAATACTGCGATACTGCGGAACTCCCCATCTTTTTGCCGCCCTTCTTGGAGGGCTCTTGGCGATTCGATAAGCTGTTTTAACTCTAGACAACCATAATTAACAAACTAGCCAATTCCTTATATTCTTAAGTAATGTATTATAAAATATTTAATAAAATGTGTCATGGTAGTGAAAGAGAGGATTCATTGCTCTCTTCCCATATCAGATTAGGTCGAGAGGGAAAAGGCGAAGGATCTTTAAAACATTAGGTGTTACAAAGAGGGGGGAGAAAAAAGATATGTATTTATTAAAAGGGGCACTATACAGACTTTTTATTTCAGGTGTGATTGTACTGCTTTCAGCGATATCTGCTCAGGCGGATATATCCGGGATCGTTTTCAGAGACTTCAATCTCAAC is a window of Nitratifractor salsuginis DSM 16511 DNA encoding:
- a CDS encoding outer membrane beta-barrel protein, with protein sequence MDKLIKAVTAAVLLTGGSLLYAGKNVAPAVAPVAAVEEPWGLYAGLGLLGSYFGRDCPCGGGVRIYDHTYGVTGLLGYDFNSFLGIQARLSWAPLESDFMKMGNGGLYLRPRYSLTDRLDVYGLLGYGWSRLSCDCPGHPHHHHNLHGFQWGVGGEYFFDNERIEGKRKGWSIWTDYVNLFHNKTRNNFTDNTWQLGVAYHF